The DNA window GTATAAAGCGACCAATTGAGCATTTTAAAGCCCTTGCCATCGGCATTGGCATCGTCTTCATCATGGCTTGTATACAGGTACACTTTACCATTATGCACCATTGGTGCCGGATCTGCCGAATACTTGGTTTGCACAATAGGATTTTGTGCTTCTCCTATGGAACAATTTAAAATAGTTATAAGTGTCGCTATAAGTTTATAGGTATGTTTCATTTTAGTTATTTACTTTATTAATATTTAATTCTAAACCAGTCAAAATCAACATGCCCACCGGTATTTTTTGTTGCATAGTTAAACAAGCCAAAACGGTACCCCATAAAATGTGGGATGTCATATTTCATTTTCAATATATTTCCAATAGGATTCCACACTTTTCCATCTAAGCTGTACGAGAATTTAGCTTCGTCTTTCCCATTAAGAGCGTAAAGGCTAATAGCTTCATCGTTCATACCGGTAAAATCGCAATCAATTCTGAAATAAATTTGGTCTTGATCCAATGGAATTCGCTTTACTTCGACAGGCTTATCATTATCAGTAGTGATCATTACTATCGACTTTTGTCCCGCGTCAATTTTAACCCCCACTAATCCATACTTTTTTTGGAGAACTGAGAATCCGGCAAAATCACCATCTTTCATTTTGGAAACATCCAGAGCAACGGAAGCTGAGCTAGTTGGCCCAATAGTACGTTGTGTAAGTGTGTTTCTGGCCTGAAGAAAATCAGTGTCGATTCTTCCTGTTTTGAGACGCAGGAATCCTTTTCTTTCAGTTACAGACCACAGCGCATTATCTGGATTATGATTCCATTGCCATACTAAAGGAAGTGCTGCTTGTCCTTTTTTACGGTTGAATTCATCAGAAGCAACCAAATTCGGAATCAAACCTTTACTGGCTGGCAGGTCTAATATTTCCGGGGCTTTACCATTTTCTCCTAATACCGGCCAACCGTCTTCCCACTTTACGGGAACGAGATAAGGAACGCGGCCAACAGGACCATAATCGCGGAAAAGATAAGAGAACCAACGTCCATCGGGAGTGTCTATCAATCCTCCTTGAGCAATTCCTCTATCCTCAAAGCCAACTTTTCCTTCCCAGGGACCGTTGATATTATCTGCCCTATGTATAAGTACAGTTCGCATTTCACCTCGTGGTGCGCAAATATTAAATAGGTAATATTTTCCATTTACTTTAAATAATTGAGATCCTTCAGCTGCAAGGCCTATTTCTTTTCCTGTTGGTGCGCTGGCGTTTTCGATGAGAACCCTCTCCGGAACGTCTTGTCTAATTCCTGTTAGATCCTCGTTTAATTCAACAATTTTTAGTCTTTCCCCGCCATAAATCAGATATACTTTGCCATCATCATCAAAAAATAAAGAACTGTCATGAAGCGATGGCTTAAAAGAAACTCTTTGCCAGTTTCCTTTATCTATATCTTTTGTTTTAAAAACATAGGTTTCACCTGGTATGTCATGTGCAAAAGTGGTTAGATAATACATACCCTTGTGGTAGCGCAAACTACTTGCCCATGAACCTCTGCTATAGATGTTTTTTCCTTGTTCCAAATTTAGCGCCGGCAAATCTGCCAAAGTATCGTAGGCATAGTTGATCAGTTTCCAATTGACAAGATCTGTGGATTTCATAATGGGCACACCTGGGTTCATGTGCATTGTTGTACTGGCCATATAATAATTTTTACCAACCCTGATTATCGATATATCAGGCACATCAGCAAAAATAATTGGATTGGTTGCTTGTTGTGCATGAACATTATTTGAAAAAGACATGCAACTCAATAGCACAACGCAGGATAAAAAAATTTTAATCATTATTTAAAAATGTATAATTGTGATGACTGTTATTCTATTTTAGTGTTGTTCTTCTTTATGGTTTTCTTAGCAGCTTCGCTAGATGACCCAGTCGGAAAGGCATCCCTAAGCCCCTCCGTTTTTAGGAGGGGTTAGGGGTGGTTCTTTTTATGTTGTTCCACCAAATTGTAATTTATAATGAACTGACACTTATCGCCATTCCAGAAAAAAAGCTTTAATCCAACATTACTTTTTAATTATAACCAGCTTTAATGGCATCTAACAGAGCCTGATCCTTTACCTTATTATTAGCTCTATCTAACATAAAACCTATCTCCCACCAGAATGGTACCATACCATTTTCTCTAGCCGTTTTGGTCACAAAAGTTGCCCAGGCATCTACAGACTTGTTATGCATCTCCGTATCCAGAGGAATCTGCCCGTTACGCTCGGCAGTACGTCTCCAGGTTCCATATTCACCCAGCATTACAGGGATACCTGCATCAACAAACTTTTTAATCTTTCCGATTTCTGCACGGAGCTCATCCTCTTCTCCATCAGGCGCGTTGCGTTCCGGCTCAATAGTAGAATGGTTCCCAGCCCCCCAGTAGTAACTCGCTTTGGTGTCCGGATTATATAATCCATCTTTTTCTAGATTAAAATGCCAAGGCCCATAAAAATGTACCTCAAGCATCATTTTGTTTGGTACTGGATCATGAGGAAGCGTAGTCATCAAACTAGAAGTTTTAATAATGTCAGTTGAAGGCCCCTGTACAACCAGCACTCGGTAACTATTTCTACCTCCGGTAGCGCGAACTGTCTTGATGAAAGTTTCGTGATAACTATTAAGTATGGCCATCTGCGCGGCATTTTCAACCGCAGGTTCATTTGTGCCAGCAAATATAAGGTGCTCATTAAAATCACGCATCTTTGTAGCAATCTGCTCCCAAATTGCTTTTAGCTTCTGATTAATCACATCTTGTTCTGCCGCATTGACACTTTTTTCCAGCCAGCCACCATCTCCATGAGCATTCAGCATCACATACATATCATTTTCCACACACCATTTAACCACTTCATGCACACGATTAAGCCATTCAGGGTCAATTGTCATTTTATCCTTATTACTTAAATGACTCCAAACCCATCCAGTAGGAAGACGTACAGTATTGAAACCTAATCCTTTTACAAATTTCACATAGTCTAAGGTCAATTTACTATTCCACTCCCCTTCTACAGGAGATTCCATGGTATTACCAAAATTTATTGCCATTCCCATTTTTGCCGCCAATTCTACGGCTGTACTGCTCATTTCTGTTGCATCGGGAGCTTTAGGCGTTAAATTATATGATGGGTATAAATAACCTGCTTGTGTAATCTTAATTCTTCGGGCCTGACCATTTGCTGCCTCAACAGTTACTATGGTAGAGCGAGTTAATCCAGTTTCATTAATTAAAGCTGTAATTTGTATTGCAGTAGTTCCACTAACACCACTTGCTTTGGTTACTTGCAACCAGGATGTTGCCGAAATAACACTCCATGTACTGTTTGCTTCAATGGTGATTTCCTCTGACGTACCACCTTCTGGCTCAAAAGAAACAGTAGTTGCTGAAACCACTAATTGTGGGGCTTCGTTTTCGTCTTTTGAACAAGAAACCGAAAAACCGGTAACAATTAGTAGTAGTAAAATTTTATAAAAATGTTTTATTTTCATTTTTTGTTTTTTAGATTTATATACTTCAATCAATGACTTTTATATTTAAACCTCATGGTTTCCATGAGGTTACCTATTTGTAGTAAATCTGTGATTCCTAAAAGTCACAGATTTTTTAAATTCAATCCTATGCATAAACCTCTGCAAAACTGTATTTTTATTTAGTTATAGTGCCTCTTATTATTTACTTATATCCTGCGATAATGGCATTTAGCATATCTTGATCCTTAACCACATTATTTTTTCTATCAAAAACTTGACCTACCTCCCACCACATTGGTAAAAAACCATTCGCTCTCATGGTTTTGGTCGTAAAAGTTAGCCAGTAGTCCACAGACTTGTTGTGCATCTCCGTATCCTTAGGAACACCCCTTCCGAGGTCGGCAGTCCGTCTATAGTCTCCATATTCACCCAATATCACAGGGATACCCCTATCAACAAACTTTTTCATCATTCCGAGTTCAGCAATGACCGCATCCTCTTCTCCAAAGGTGGCGTTGCGCTCCGGCTCAATAGTAGAATGATTCCCAGCCCCCCAGTAGTAAGCCACTTTGGTGCCCTCACCATGATCTCCATCGCGGTTCATTATAAATGGATAAGGCGAGTAGAAATGCACCTCAACCATCATACGATCAGGTACCGGGTCGTAAGGAAGCGTATTCATCAGCTTAGAAGTGTATTCACAGCTACCACTAGGTCCCTGCACAACCAGCACCCGGTTACTGTTTCGGCCTCCGGTAGAGCGAACTGCCTTGATGAATGTTTCGTGATAACTATTAAGTATGGCCATAATCTTGGCATCCCAACACCAAGGTTCATTCGTGCTGGCAAATAGAAGGTGTTCATCAAAATCACGCATTTCTGTAGCTATCTGTTCCCAAAGTGCTTTTTGTTTCGCATTAACAGAATCTTTCTTAGCTTCAGTGATATTACCTTCCAACCAGCCATTGTCCCAGTGAATATTCACCATCACATACATTTCATTTTTCACACACCACCCAACTACTTCGTGTACACGGTCAAGCCATGCCGGGTCAATTTTCGCTTTTGCCGGATCGATTAACTTACCCCAGTTATAAGCACAAGGAAGTCGTATCGCATTAAAACCTTTTGCTTTCAAAAATTTTATATATGATTCGGTAACTTTAGTACCATTCTGCCAGTCGCCTTCGTTTGGGGTCTCCATGGTATTGCCAATATTTATTCCCATTCCCATACGCATTTTCGCCGCCAGTTGCACGGCCGTGCTGCTCATTCCGGTCATGTCGGGCGCTATGGGCGATGTATTATAACTTGGATATATGGCGGGGCCCTGAGAGACCGTCACTCTTCTTACCTGCCCATTAGTTGCTGTAATAGTTAAGATCATAGATCTGAAATTTCCAATATTGTTGGCCGAGGCTGTTAATGTAATAGTAGTACTTCCACTAGTACCACTCGATTTACTTAACTGCAACCAGGCTGTAGCCGAATTACTAATACTCCATGTACTGTTTGCTTCAATGGTGATTTCTTCTGATGTACCTCCTTCTGGTTCAAAAGAAACAGTAGTTGCTGAAACCACTAATTGTGGGGCTTCGTTTTCGTCTTTTGAACAAGAAACCGAAAAACCGGTAACAATTAGTAGTAGTAAAATTTTATAAAAATGTTTTATTTTCATTTTTTGTTTTATTTTAGAATTAATAAATTTTTATTTAAGACCTGCAGCGAATTTAACTTTTATGAAATAGCTGCAGGTCTTTATTTTTAATATAAATCTGTTATTAGATTAAAAAAAATTTATTCTTCAATTTTGATTTTTACAACCCTAATATTGTCAATAGCCGCATAAAAACCTGTTGCAGTTGATGAAGAAGTGAAATTTTTAAGGGTAAGATTATAACCACTCTCACCAGTAGGTCCCAATAATTTTTTTAAACTACTAACTGAAATACCATCTCCTAACGTGACCTTTTTTTCTCTGAATTCAGATAAAGGAATCGTTACGGTTTGCCAACCAAGTGTTTTATAAGCAAGAGTCTTATTAGAACCAGGAATTTTCCATGGCTCATAACGAGCTACATAACTATCCCCTGCAAATTCAGTTCTAAAATAAAGAGTACCTCCATTCCATGGATTAGGTATACTTATTTCAAATTGGAGCCCCCAGTTTTCAACAGGATCTGAAAGATTATCCACAGGCATCCATGCATTTTTATTATTAATTGAAGTATTATTAGCATTACCCAATTTGGCGTACTTACTTTCACCTCCAGCTAGAACAGGCGTATTAAAATACACGTACATAGAATTATTTGTTCCCATCGAACCATTAAAATCAGCTACGGGGCCAAAAGCTAAACTAATATCTCCCGACCAATCATAACCAAAATAATCACCCCACTCAAAATTTGCTAAAAGACCTAACCAATGGTCATTTTGAGTATTTATACTATAAGGAGTACTAACCGTTCCATACTCACTAACAATGGACACTGGTCCACTAGCGAAGTTCTTGTCAGGAGCCACAAACTCAACATATAAACCATCTGAATCTTCTGTAAAATTTGTAATAGTTGCACCGCCAAAACTTAAACTTGTAACACCATTTAAATTTTTACCATATATGCGTATCAAATCACCTTGTGAAGGATTTGCATTAGAAACAGCATAAATTTCTGGAACAATTAACACATTGAAATCATAGCTCCCAGATGCAAGAACAAGTACTCCTGCCCAAGGCAATGGCGCATCAATTTCTGGAAGTACAAATCCAATAGAACTACCATCTTCTACTGTTGTAAATGATGACACATCTACACCCGCTAGGGTCAGCTTTTCTATCAAATATAAATTGGTACCATAAATATAAATCGAATCACCTACCTTAGTAGCAGAAGTCATCGAATTTCCTGTGATAGTAGCTAGCGGAGGAATTACATCA is part of the uncultured Bacteroides sp. genome and encodes:
- a CDS encoding cellulase family glycosylhydrolase → MKIKHFYKILLLLIVTGFSVSCSKDENEAPQLVVSATTVSFEPEGGTSEEITIEANSTWSISNSATAWLQLSKSSGTSGSTTITLTASANNIGNFRSMILTITATNGQVRRVTVSQGPAIYPSYNTSPIAPDMTGMSSTAVQLAAKMRMGMGINIGNTMETPNEGDWQNGTKVTESYIKFLKAKGFNAIRLPCAYNWGKLIDPAKAKIDPAWLDRVHEVVGWCVKNEMYVMVNIHWDNGWLEGNITEAKKDSVNAKQKALWEQIATEMRDFDEHLLFASTNEPWCWDAKIMAILNSYHETFIKAVRSTGGRNSNRVLVVQGPSGSCEYTSKLMNTLPYDPVPDRMMVEVHFYSPYPFIMNRDGDHGEGTKVAYYWGAGNHSTIEPERNATFGEEDAVIAELGMMKKFVDRGIPVILGEYGDYRRTADLGRGVPKDTEMHNKSVDYWLTFTTKTMRANGFLPMWWEVGQVFDRKNNVVKDQDMLNAIIAGYK
- a CDS encoding cellulase family glycosylhydrolase is translated as MKIKHFYKILLLLIVTGFSVSCSKDENEAPQLVVSATTVSFEPEGGTSEEITIEANSTWSVISATSWLQVTKASGVSGTTAIQITALINETGLTRSTIVTVEAANGQARRIKITQAGYLYPSYNLTPKAPDATEMSSTAVELAAKMGMAINFGNTMESPVEGEWNSKLTLDYVKFVKGLGFNTVRLPTGWVWSHLSNKDKMTIDPEWLNRVHEVVKWCVENDMYVMLNAHGDGGWLEKSVNAAEQDVINQKLKAIWEQIATKMRDFNEHLIFAGTNEPAVENAAQMAILNSYHETFIKTVRATGGRNSYRVLVVQGPSTDIIKTSSLMTTLPHDPVPNKMMLEVHFYGPWHFNLEKDGLYNPDTKASYYWGAGNHSTIEPERNAPDGEEDELRAEIGKIKKFVDAGIPVMLGEYGTWRRTAERNGQIPLDTEMHNKSVDAWATFVTKTARENGMVPFWWEIGFMLDRANNKVKDQALLDAIKAGYN
- a CDS encoding glycoside hydrolase 43 family protein, which encodes MIKIFLSCVVLLSCMSFSNNVHAQQATNPIIFADVPDISIIRVGKNYYMASTTMHMNPGVPIMKSTDLVNWKLINYAYDTLADLPALNLEQGKNIYSRGSWASSLRYHKGMYYLTTFAHDIPGETYVFKTKDIDKGNWQRVSFKPSLHDSSLFFDDDGKVYLIYGGERLKIVELNEDLTGIRQDVPERVLIENASAPTGKEIGLAAEGSQLFKVNGKYYLFNICAPRGEMRTVLIHRADNINGPWEGKVGFEDRGIAQGGLIDTPDGRWFSYLFRDYGPVGRVPYLVPVKWEDGWPVLGENGKAPEILDLPASKGLIPNLVASDEFNRKKGQAALPLVWQWNHNPDNALWSVTERKGFLRLKTGRIDTDFLQARNTLTQRTIGPTSSASVALDVSKMKDGDFAGFSVLQKKYGLVGVKIDAGQKSIVMITTDNDKPVEVKRIPLDQDQIYFRIDCDFTGMNDEAISLYALNGKDEAKFSYSLDGKVWNPIGNILKMKYDIPHFMGYRFGLFNYATKNTGGHVDFDWFRIKY
- a CDS encoding glycan-binding surface protein; the protein is MQKILNYRVNHLLFLSMMLIITMLISCNNNDDLNGAPVITAVRNYAPAPNDTLATTIIPGQWIVIHGKNLKEATQISFNGFTASFEHGLFSDETAVVQVPWDVPFYNVDPALLNTINYTTKGGTTSFKFDVIPPLATITGNSMTSATKVGDSIYIYGTNLYLIEKLTLAGVDVSSFTTVEDGSSIGFVLPEIDAPLPWAGVLVLASGSYDFNVLIVPEIYAVSNANPSQGDLIRIYGKNLNGVTSLSFGGATITNFTEDSDGLYVEFVAPDKNFASGPVSIVSEYGTVSTPYSINTQNDHWLGLLANFEWGDYFGYDWSGDISLAFGPVADFNGSMGTNNSMYVYFNTPVLAGGESKYAKLGNANNTSINNKNAWMPVDNLSDPVENWGLQFEISIPNPWNGGTLYFRTEFAGDSYVARYEPWKIPGSNKTLAYKTLGWQTVTIPLSEFREKKVTLGDGISVSSLKKLLGPTGESGYNLTLKNFTSSSTATGFYAAIDNIRVVKIKIEE